The Oncorhynchus tshawytscha isolate Ot180627B linkage group LG18, Otsh_v2.0, whole genome shotgun sequence genome has a window encoding:
- the lyrm2 gene encoding LYR motif-containing protein 2 codes for MFATIHVMASSRLPAAALTLKQFIQRQKVLSLYRNMMRTIRQVPDEGDRKYLRDWARDEFKRNKNSTNQDAIRMMITQANMHHDELQSSLALANVKK; via the exons ATGTTTGCTACAATTCACGTCATGGCTAGCTCAAGGTTACCCGCGGCAGCACTTACATTAAAACAG TTTATACAGAGGCAGAAAGTGTTGAGCCTCTACAGAAACATGATGAGAACCATCAGACAAGTGCCAGACGAGGGAGACCGAAAATACCTGCGAGATTGGGCGAGAGACGAGTTcaagaggaataaaaatagcacaaATCAG GACGCCATCCGAATGATGATCACACAGGCAAACATGCATCATGATGAGCTACAGTCATCCCTTGCATTGGCTAACGTGAAGAAGTAA